Proteins co-encoded in one Halorussus sp. MSC15.2 genomic window:
- a CDS encoding ABC transporter ATP-binding protein, giving the protein MSDHVLELSGVDSGYGEVQVLDDCSMHLDADEIVCLIGPNGAGKSTVLKTAFGMLTPWAGTVEYHGREIGGMAPEDIVREGIGYVPQTDNVFGTLTIDENLRMGGVAREDGLSEVIADLYDRFDILDQKRSAKANTLSGGQRQVLAFARALVMEPDVLLIDEPSAGLAPNTADDVFGHVQAVNEMDTAILMVEQNATKGLGISDRGYVLDQGSVRFENAAADLIDNEEVSQLYLGG; this is encoded by the coding sequence GTGAGCGACCACGTCCTCGAACTGTCGGGCGTGGACAGCGGCTACGGCGAGGTGCAGGTGCTCGACGACTGCTCGATGCATCTGGACGCCGACGAAATCGTCTGTCTCATCGGCCCGAACGGCGCGGGGAAATCGACGGTCCTCAAGACGGCCTTCGGCATGCTGACGCCGTGGGCGGGAACCGTGGAGTACCACGGCCGTGAAATCGGCGGAATGGCACCCGAGGACATCGTCCGCGAGGGCATCGGCTACGTGCCCCAGACCGACAACGTGTTCGGGACGCTCACCATCGACGAGAACCTCCGAATGGGCGGCGTCGCCCGCGAAGACGGTCTCTCGGAGGTCATCGCGGACCTGTACGACCGATTCGACATCCTCGACCAGAAGCGGTCGGCGAAGGCCAACACCCTCTCGGGCGGACAGCGACAGGTGCTGGCGTTCGCTCGGGCGCTCGTGATGGAACCGGACGTCCTCCTCATCGACGAACCGTCGGCCGGACTCGCGCCGAACACCGCCGACGACGTGTTCGGCCACGTGCAGGCGGTCAACGAGATGGACACCGCGATTCTCATGGTCGAGCAGAACGCCACGAAGGGACTCGGCATCTCCGACCGCGGCTACGTCCTCGACCAAGGGTCCGTCCGCTTCGAGAACGCCGCGGCCGACCTCATCGACAACGAGGAAGTCTCGCAGCTCTATCTCGGGGGATAA
- a CDS encoding ABC transporter ATP-binding protein: MSDLESPNDPRLGANLSKENVVLRVDDLQKSFGGLVATDHATFEVERGTITGLIGPNGAGKSTLFNLISGFYEPDAGRVEVNGTDVTGAEPYQVADHGLIRTFQTPRKLEGMTVREAMLVGPRKQPGESFVKLFTSPGEVAETESRNLADAQRILEEFEIDHLATQPATDLSGGQMKLVELARAMLAEPEVLLLDEPVAGVNPTLRNKLAEQVRRLNEQGTTFLLIEHDMEFVMNLADPVVVLDRGSVLMEGTPDEVQSDDRVVEAYLGGGA, translated from the coding sequence GTGAGTGACCTCGAATCCCCGAACGACCCGCGTCTGGGCGCGAACCTCTCGAAGGAGAACGTCGTCCTGCGCGTGGACGACCTCCAGAAGTCGTTCGGCGGACTGGTCGCCACCGACCACGCCACCTTCGAGGTCGAACGCGGGACCATCACCGGTCTCATCGGTCCGAACGGTGCCGGCAAGTCCACGCTCTTCAACCTCATCTCGGGCTTCTACGAACCCGACGCTGGGCGCGTCGAGGTCAACGGGACCGACGTCACCGGCGCGGAACCGTACCAAGTCGCCGACCACGGACTGATTCGGACGTTCCAGACGCCCCGGAAACTCGAGGGGATGACGGTCCGCGAGGCGATGCTGGTGGGACCGAGAAAGCAACCCGGCGAGTCGTTCGTGAAACTGTTCACCTCGCCCGGCGAAGTCGCCGAGACCGAGTCGCGCAACCTCGCCGACGCCCAGCGAATCTTGGAGGAGTTCGAAATCGACCACCTCGCCACGCAACCGGCGACGGACCTCTCGGGCGGACAGATGAAACTGGTCGAACTGGCCCGCGCGATGCTGGCCGAACCGGAGGTCCTCCTGCTGGACGAACCGGTCGCGGGCGTCAACCCGACGCTCCGGAACAAACTCGCCGAGCAGGTTCGCCGACTCAACGAGCAGGGGACGACGTTCCTGCTCATCGAACACGACATGGAGTTCGTCATGAATCTCGCCGACCCGGTAGTGGTGTTAGACCGCGGGAGCGTTCTCATGGAGGGAACCCCCGACGAGGTGCAGTCCGACGACCGCGTCGTCGAGGCGTATCTGGGAGGTGGCGCGTGA
- a CDS encoding branched-chain amino acid ABC transporter permease, with protein sequence MNALTDPTEYWADLTRPEQGVLAFIVGFAALLLFGLLSGGLAPTYFLYLVGLAGMYSLLSFGLNSQWGFSGLINFSVAAFFGIGAYGTALMSASTSPIAGGYSPLVGLVVALVVAGLLAVLIGVPTLRLRADYLAIASLGLAEVVRLVVLNERQWTNGSAGVRGIPSFFEGWPLLETFPSAMPGLEVALPGTTLVLETPFWNALLNVALVVTFVSVTYAVLKRAHRSPWGRVLRTIRSDEDLARALGKNTYSFKMQSFVLGSLIMALAGVFYAHLNLFVSPGDLDPVTTFYVWVAVILGGSGSNRGALFGGFVIVAIREGTRFLNEFSWIPVDVAPLRLLLIGVLIIALMRFRPEGILPPQRELIWPDAVDGAPSRPDSGVRDAKGGGDGE encoded by the coding sequence ATGAACGCACTCACCGACCCGACCGAGTACTGGGCGGACCTCACGCGACCCGAACAGGGCGTCCTCGCCTTCATCGTCGGGTTCGCAGCGCTGCTGCTGTTCGGCCTGCTCTCGGGCGGACTCGCGCCGACGTACTTCCTGTATCTCGTCGGTCTCGCGGGGATGTACTCGCTGCTGTCGTTCGGACTGAACTCCCAGTGGGGGTTCTCCGGACTGATTAACTTCAGCGTCGCGGCGTTCTTCGGTATCGGCGCGTACGGTACCGCGCTCATGAGCGCGAGTACGTCCCCCATCGCCGGGGGGTACAGCCCGCTCGTCGGACTCGTGGTCGCGCTCGTGGTCGCGGGCCTCCTCGCAGTCCTCATCGGCGTGCCGACGCTCCGTCTCCGCGCGGACTACCTCGCCATCGCGTCGCTCGGACTGGCCGAGGTCGTCCGACTCGTCGTCCTCAACGAACGCCAGTGGACCAACGGCAGCGCGGGAGTCCGCGGCATCCCGAGTTTCTTCGAGGGGTGGCCGCTGCTGGAGACGTTCCCGAGCGCGATGCCCGGACTGGAGGTCGCGCTCCCCGGCACCACTCTCGTCCTCGAAACGCCGTTCTGGAACGCGCTGCTGAACGTCGCGCTCGTCGTGACGTTCGTCAGCGTCACCTACGCGGTCCTCAAGCGCGCCCACCGCTCGCCGTGGGGTCGCGTCCTCCGGACGATTCGGTCCGACGAGGACCTCGCGCGGGCGCTGGGGAAGAACACCTACTCGTTCAAGATGCAGTCGTTCGTCCTCGGCAGTCTGATAATGGCGCTGGCGGGCGTCTTCTACGCCCACCTGAACCTGTTCGTCAGCCCCGGCGACCTCGACCCCGTGACGACGTTCTACGTCTGGGTCGCGGTCATCCTCGGCGGCAGCGGTTCGAACCGCGGCGCGCTGTTCGGCGGGTTCGTCATCGTCGCCATCCGCGAGGGGACCCGGTTCCTCAACGAGTTCTCGTGGATTCCCGTCGACGTGGCTCCGCTCCGACTGCTGCTCATCGGCGTCCTCATCATCGCGCTGATGCGGTTCCGTCCGGAGGGCATCCTGCCGCCCCAGCGCGAACTCATCTGGCCCGACGCCGTCGACGGCGCGCCGTCCCGGCCCGACTCCGGCGTCCGCGACGCCAAGGGAGGTGGCGACGGTGAGTGA
- a CDS encoding branched-chain amino acid ABC transporter permease yields MALLEHFVNGLIFSSIIILGSIGLSLVYSIADFANFAHGDTMTIGAYTALVTFGAVGGLGGAVLGLPLGFFVALLVGIAVAAVVAVVTEKVVYEPLDVGSIGLLITSIGVAFVYRAVIQMGFGADFTRYDIQSLRPIEWLVPYGVRVTQHDVAIAVSALVLVSGLHVLLQHSDLGRKMRAMADNPDLARVSGIRTDRIKLWTWIIGAGLAGAGGVFLGLYNQLAPRMGFDLLLLIFAAVILGGIGSVYGAMLGGLLIGMINQLTPVLPVGIEYANAIAFVIMVAVLLVRPNGIAQEAT; encoded by the coding sequence ATGGCCCTTCTAGAACACTTCGTCAACGGGCTGATATTCAGCAGCATCATCATCCTCGGGAGTATCGGGCTGTCGCTCGTCTACAGCATCGCCGACTTCGCGAACTTCGCCCACGGCGACACGATGACTATCGGGGCGTACACGGCGCTGGTCACGTTCGGGGCCGTCGGCGGTCTGGGCGGAGCAGTGCTGGGACTTCCGCTGGGCTTCTTCGTCGCGCTGCTGGTCGGTATCGCCGTGGCGGCGGTCGTCGCCGTCGTCACCGAGAAGGTCGTCTACGAACCGCTCGACGTCGGTTCCATCGGACTGCTGATAACGTCCATCGGCGTCGCCTTCGTCTACCGCGCGGTGATTCAGATGGGGTTCGGCGCGGACTTCACTCGATACGACATCCAATCGCTCCGGCCCATCGAGTGGCTCGTCCCCTACGGAGTCCGCGTCACCCAACACGACGTGGCAATCGCCGTCTCGGCGCTCGTGTTGGTGAGCGGGCTTCACGTCCTGCTCCAGCACAGCGACCTCGGTCGGAAGATGCGCGCGATGGCGGACAATCCCGACCTCGCCCGCGTGAGCGGCATCCGCACCGACCGCATCAAACTATGGACGTGGATTATCGGGGCCGGACTGGCCGGTGCAGGCGGCGTGTTCCTCGGTCTCTACAACCAGCTCGCGCCGCGGATGGGGTTCGACCTGCTGCTGCTCATCTTCGCGGCCGTCATCCTCGGCGGTATCGGCTCCGTCTACGGGGCGATGCTCGGCGGACTCCTCATCGGCATGATAAACCAGTTGACGCCGGTGCTTCCCGTCGGCATCGAGTACGCCAACGCCATCGCGTTCGTCATCATGGTGGCCGTGCTGCTCGTCCGTCCCAACGGAATCGCACAGGAGGCGACCTGA
- a CDS encoding proline dehydrogenase family protein, which produces MIPPIANDFVAGETPEAALTHVDGVNDRGVSAILNLLGEHYEDRSPADADADAYVELAAAIADRGSDACISVKPSQIGLGVGDAVFRENLARIVDAADCFVWIDMEDHETTDVTLDAFERHARETDGRVGVCVQANLKRTRDDLERLADVPGKVRLVKGAYDESAEIAYKKKARVDEAYRELLSFMFREFDDGVAVGSHDPAMIELARELHDEHGTPYEVQMLMGVRERAQFDLAEDVAVYQYVPYGSKWFSYFYRRIRERKSNALFALRAIVGR; this is translated from the coding sequence GTGATACCACCGATTGCCAACGACTTCGTCGCGGGCGAGACGCCCGAGGCGGCGCTGACCCACGTGGACGGCGTGAACGACCGGGGCGTGTCGGCCATCCTGAACCTGCTCGGGGAACACTACGAGGACCGTTCGCCCGCGGACGCCGACGCCGACGCGTACGTCGAACTCGCGGCGGCCATCGCCGACCGGGGGTCCGACGCCTGCATCTCCGTCAAGCCCAGCCAAATCGGACTCGGCGTCGGCGACGCCGTCTTCCGGGAGAACCTCGCGCGAATCGTGGACGCCGCCGACTGCTTCGTCTGGATAGACATGGAGGACCACGAGACGACGGACGTGACGCTGGACGCTTTCGAGCGACACGCCCGCGAGACGGACGGCCGGGTCGGCGTCTGCGTGCAGGCGAATCTGAAGCGGACCCGCGACGACCTCGAACGACTCGCCGACGTGCCGGGCAAGGTTCGCCTCGTCAAAGGCGCGTACGACGAGTCGGCGGAAATCGCCTACAAGAAGAAAGCGCGGGTGGACGAGGCGTACCGAGAACTCCTCTCGTTCATGTTCCGCGAGTTCGACGACGGCGTCGCCGTCGGCAGTCACGACCCCGCGATGATAGAACTCGCGCGAGAACTCCACGACGAACACGGGACGCCCTACGAGGTGCAGATGCTGATGGGTGTCCGCGAGCGAGCGCAGTTCGACCTCGCCGAGGACGTCGCGGTCTACCAGTACGTCCCCTACGGGAGCAAGTGGTTCTCCTACTTCTACCGCCGCATCCGGGAGCGGAAATCGAACGCGCTGTTCGCGCTACGGGCCATCGTCGGGCGTTGA
- a CDS encoding helix-turn-helix domain-containing protein — protein MTIAEQIPGTRLTLDLWHPNCWAIEATERTAGGVLAHAIYNSPTTGDRPSSVNGLFTAFGETEAEVERLFDAIRASDRAGELLELQERFGRARNAPGNVVREFFLEYDPDDMVCPTLLENGFVHSAPVRIENGKEEWHVGFAGERSGIEDALQNVREQSGAEVSIDSITAADANGRSPRDQRLDTLTTTQRKVFEHARETGYYEWPRGTSTRELADDLDVSKTTLLEHLRKAESKLLDP, from the coding sequence ATGACTATCGCGGAACAGATACCGGGAACGAGACTGACGCTCGACCTGTGGCATCCGAACTGCTGGGCCATCGAGGCGACCGAACGGACCGCCGGCGGCGTGTTGGCGCACGCGATTTACAACTCGCCGACGACCGGGGACCGACCGTCGTCGGTCAACGGTCTCTTCACGGCCTTCGGCGAGACGGAGGCGGAGGTCGAACGCCTCTTCGACGCCATCCGCGCGTCCGACCGCGCCGGCGAACTGCTCGAACTACAGGAGCGGTTCGGCCGCGCGCGCAACGCGCCGGGCAACGTGGTCCGGGAGTTCTTCTTGGAGTACGACCCCGACGACATGGTCTGTCCCACGTTACTCGAAAACGGGTTCGTCCACAGCGCGCCGGTCCGAATCGAGAACGGCAAGGAGGAGTGGCACGTCGGGTTCGCGGGCGAACGGTCTGGAATCGAGGACGCGCTACAGAACGTCCGCGAGCAGTCGGGTGCCGAAGTGAGCATCGACTCCATCACGGCGGCCGACGCCAACGGCCGGTCCCCGCGCGACCAGCGACTCGACACGCTCACGACCACCCAGCGGAAGGTCTTCGAACACGCCCGGGAGACGGGGTACTACGAGTGGCCCCGCGGGACCTCGACCCGCGAACTCGCCGACGACCTCGACGTCTCGAAGACGACGCTGCTCGAACACCTCCGGAAGGCCGAGTCGAAACTTCTCGACCCGTAG